The region CCAGAAATGTGGGTTGAGAAGTTTTGAATTTTGTCTTCAGTTGCTTTAGAAAATGAGGCTTATTTTCAACAGAAAATACTTCATAAGCTTCTCTCCTTTCCTAGTGTTTGCTCTCTATACACCTAAAAGACCTATTTATATTATTCTGTAGAAAGATGGTTTTCCCTTTACTCTTAATACAGAAAATTATACCTCCAAACTTGAGATTTCTCCCCACCAAAGCAAGCCATTTCTACAGTAGCTACTACGTGGTCCACTAGTCAACCCAGATATGACACTAACTTCCTGAAGGCAGCATCATACCACACAATTGTAGGACTGTGATCCACAAGTCTGCCCTGCACTGCAAATGCCGGCAGCAATCAATTATACTTATGATCAACAGCTGTAAATTATAGCTTCCATTGTCCTCTCCTCAGATTTGATAAATTTCCTAGAGCTCAGGGAAGCACTTGCATCTGCTGGTTTATTATAAAAGGAAATGATAAACTGTGGATATCAGATAAAGGGATGCATAGCTCAGGACATGTGGGCAAAGGTATAAAAGTGTCCATGTCCTTGCTGGGCCTACAACCTCTAGGAACCTGCACGTTAAGTCTCGTTAGTGAACCAGTGACTGCAGGAATACACCCAGCCAGGAGGATGTAGGACAGAGTGGACAGGATCTAGGTGCGGGTGTAAGGATCCCGCTCCTTTTATGAGAACCTCAACAGGCCCCACCCTGTTCGTCACAGTTGCTGACTAAGATGGCAGTGGCCGTTATACTCAGAAAGTAGGTCAGCAGCTACAATACCTGTGCACTTTTCAGTGCTCATTTCTTTAtggtttaaaattttgaaaagaagaagaagagatgtGAAATAGACTGAACCACCCCAATGTAATTTTTGTGGGTGTGAGACAGAACAGAGAGGGCAGTTAGGAAGCGGAGGCAAGAGGGAATCGTTTCCACGGGAATACAGGACTGACTTTGAAGAGCCTGTAGAATACAAGGAAACTGTTGACACACTCAGAGGAAATCACCCTCCTAGGAGCTGTCTAGCAGCTTTCCCTAGCAGAAAGGTGGGAAGCTAACTTAGACACCAGGCCGGGTGGAAGGGCACGCTGAGGCCAGTCTTACCTGAGACGGTTGTTTCAGGGTCACTCGTGCTCCCCAGCTTTCCCTAACTCCTGCTAACTTTCACTGTTGGATTCTGAGAAAACATTTCTCTCACACCGGCAGTGCAAGAGAAtcatttaatcctaacacttgacacttgggaggcagaggcagatggatttctgtgagttcaaggctagtctggtctacaaagcaagctccccagcactgttaaacagagaaaatctgtcttgaaaaccaaaataaaataataaaataattaaaaattctcTTGCAAATATAATTGCATTAGCACACGTGCACATTAGGGACATTTGAGCAGAATCAAGGCAAACTCatcttcaggtttttttttttttttttttttttttttttgtgaactcCATAGATAAAGCAAAGATTTTAGCTCAAACTGCTGTTAGTCTAATAAAAACTTAGCACTCTTTAGGTTGATGTAGCTGGGTAGGCCAATATGGAGCCCTCTGAGAGTTTGGTTTCTTGCCTCAACATAACTGAAATCCCCCATTCATAATCCCAACCTCTAGACCTTGCAGCAGAAAGTGAATACCCTCTGCAAGGCACACTAGGGAGGCACGGAACACTATCAGAATTGAAACAACTACCGCAACCACCACCCATCTCGCCACCAGTGCATACACACCCATCTCGCCACCAACACGCATACATACCAGATCCCATTACACAATGGCCACCTACCAAAGGAAACTAGTGGTTGAAAAATAGTATCTCTTCATCCAAGGATCTGAACATTTTTCTCATCTTTGAGTTGACAGAGCATCTGCTTGAATGGTCAGGTTGGCATCCAACCTACCCATCATGCCAACATGAATTCTGTGTGCAGCCGAAGAGATAGCTGGCTGGCCCCTGCCTGTCCTTTTCTTACAAGGGAGGAGAGATGCACGCTTCCAGAATGCCACAAGGTGCTCAGCAGTCATTCGTCCCCTCTTCCAAAGTTACTGCCATGAGTTTGACAGGTTGTCAGAAATGCCTGGCCAAGGACAGGCCCAGGGGCTTTGGCAGCTGCCCCAAGTGTTCGGGGTGTTTAAAACCAATACCACGCTTCAAGGAGGTTGTTAGAAGCTTTACACCAGCTCAGCCACGACTGACACCTGCCGGTTTGCCATTAAATATAGAAAGTTGGAACTAAAGGTCCTGACCCACTTAACCCTGCTCACTGTCAGGTGTCTGTGATCTATACTTATACAATGAACGGCTGCTCTTTTCCATTTATGGAGCCTAGTAGTGGGgtggatttaaaaaaagaaaaaacactatTCAAAATGATACTGCTCACACTTCCCCTTGGAACTGCTTCCAAAtatatttcaacattttattaaaataaaaattctgtatgCCCTCCTTTTAAAACAATAGACctatacagaaggaaaaaaaataaaaaggccagatataaagtatttttttttctaggtttgAATTCATCTAAGAGTAGAAAAACCCTAAACATGGTTTTTTttgacttattttcttttctagaggAGCAGATAAATACATTCTGCACACTTGGTTCTTATTTATCGTCTGCTTCTCATCCTCAAGTGAGAAACTGACGGGGCCAGATTAGCGAGGGATAGAGGAGCCATTTTGAGAAATTACAGTAACTCCTGTGGAAGAATCGTAACTGAGACCATGGATGGCTGAACCCCCATAACTCCTTCACTCCAGCCTAGATCAGGCTTGAGCGCACAGTTCGGGTCCCGGGCCTTCGTGATAAGAATGTAATAAACTATGAAAATTCTTATGCTTtgcctttttaaaggaaaactccCCAACTGCTCCAAATTCGTATTTCCAAATAAACTGAAATGAAGGCTAGTCCAAAATTTGTAAAACTGTGGACACTGTGGCTGGGAAAACCTGAGAATGAACCTGTTAAATATCTAACGTATGTTCCTGAGGGCCCATAACTTCATTAAGTTAAAAAGGCAGGAAACCCCACTTACAGAAAGTTTTTCTTGTGTGTACAATGATACAGGCACGAAATTTTTCATTGTAGCATTATGTGAAGAAAGTCTAAATGACCTGAATGTCCACTGGTAAGAGCAGGCCAGACAAAACACAGCATATCTACATAGGGAATGCCCATTTCCTGAACACAGCTGTTGGGCTCAGTGGTGTAATGCTTGCTGAGTGTGTGCAAGAAGgcaccaggtttgattcccagaaccatgAAAATAATATAACTTGGGGATTATTACCAATTATCAACATTATTAATAATGACACCCTCCAGAGAGGAAGGCTGGATCAAAAACCACGGGAGGAGAGGAAACTAACTTTCTATTCTCCTTTAAATGCTGCACTCTGTGCCTCTAAGTAACCGctcaaataaaactttataaagGAGATAAAGGCCTGGTGAGGTATCTACATGAAAACACACTTTGTGTGCACTCCTGCAGCAAACGAGTCATGTACCAAAgggcattttaaaaattcaggttGCTCTCTCCTGTTGGATTGAGTAAGGTTATTCTTGGTTCAAGATATATTAACTCATGCCATACCCAAAGAGGCGATGCCTCTGGGCTTTCATTCTTTTCTAAGGGAAGAAAGTACTATGTGTTGAGAAAGGAGGATATAAGTTGATAATAAAGAACttactaaagagaaagaaaaaaagacaccatTAGGACACAAAGGTTTATGTGGTTTTAGCCATTACAACAGGAGTTCAGAAAGATCTCGAGAGTTACATTGATGTTATCAATattacaaaaagagaaaacaagtgaCAGGCAACAGTGAAGAGCACCAGAGACCCAGCACAAACCTAAGaccatctttcttccttcaacTGCCAAGGTATTTTCACAGATaagcccccctccccctgcttTCATCTCAGCTTTCCCTAACCTTCTTGGCCTGGGGAACTCAAGCCTCATCCTCGCCCTCCTCCTCCTCGAACTCGCCCTGTTCATCTGCAGTGGCATCCTGGTACTGCTGGTATTCAGACACCAGGTCGTTCATGTTGCTCTCTGCCTCGGTGAACTCCATCTCGTCCATGCCTTCGCCCGTGTACCAGTGCAGGAAAGCCTTGCGCCGGAACATGGCAGTGAACTGCTCCGAGATGCGCTTGAACAGCTCCTGGATGGCGGTGCTGTTGCCAATGAAGGTGGCAGACATCTTGAGGCCCCGGGGAGGGATGTCACACACGGCCGTCTTGACGTTGTTGGGGATCCACTCCACGAAATAGCTGCTGTTCTTGTTCTGCACATTAAGCATCTGCTCGTCCACCTCCTTCATGGACATGCGGCCACGGAAGATGGCAGCCACGGTCAGGTAGCGGCCATGGCGCGGGTCACAGGCAGCCATCATATTCTTGGAGTCGAACATCTGCTGAGTGAGCTCAGGCACTGTCAGGGCCCGGTACTGCTGGCTGCCCCTGCTGGTCAGGGGTGCGAAGCCTGGCATGAAGAAGTGCAGGCGTGGGAAGGGCACCATGTTCACAGCCAGCTTGCGCAGATCTGCATTCAGCTGGCCTGGGAAGCGCAGGCAGGTGGTCACCCCGCTCATGGTGGCTGACACCAGGTGGTTGAGGTCGCCATATGTGGGTGTGGTCAGCTTGAGGGTGCGGAAGCAGATGTCATACAGGGCCTCGTTGTCGATGCAGTAGGTTTCATCTGTGTTCTCCACCAGCTGGTGCACGGAGAGGGTGGCATTGTAGGGCTCCACCACGGTGTCAGAGACCTTGGGTGAGGGCATGACGCTGAAGGTGTTCATGATGCGGTCTGGGTACTCCTCTCTGATCTTGCTGATGAGCAGGGTCCCCATGCCTGAGCCTGTGCCTCCCCCCAGTGAGTGGGTCAGCTGGAAGCCCTGGAGACAGTCACAGCTTTCAGACTCCTTCCTTACTACATCCAGGACGGAGTCCACCAGCTCAGCACCCTCTGTGTAGTGGCCCTTTGCCCAGTTATTTCCTGCACCACTCTGGCCTGTCAGAGCAAAAGAGGTTTAATTCAACCATGATTgggtaaattctttttttttaatcacccgTCAGATATAGTTATTTCAAGGTATCAGCAAATGAccaataaatattaaacaatgaACTATTTGTCTCTAAGCCTAAACTGAGGCTTAGCCAGCATGCACCTGGATGCCATTTATGCTCTCAGCCTGTCAATCACAGTTCTCCACCCCTTATGCCAGTTATAATTGGCACCTTGTGCCTTTCTGTCTTCTACATACTCACCGAACACGAAGTTGTCTGGCCTGAAAATCTGCCCAAATGGTCCAGACCTGACTGAGTCCATTGTGCCCGGCTCTAGGTCCACCAGGATGGCCCTAGGTACATATTTATTACCTGCAGGGAAACAAGAGCTGGTTTAGTCCTTCAGGCAGCAATCTCTGCAGAGAAGGGCTTGGTACCACCTCTTTCCTGATTGGTGCTACCCCCAAACAAAGAAAGGACTATGACCAGGTTTTCAATGGATTTGGTTGGCATGGAAGAGGCCCCACCCAAGAGTGGTCATCCTAAAGTAGACATCTTCTTCTAGGGCCATATAAGAGCAGGGCATAGGGGTACCAAAATTGAACATGGGGTGTTAAAAATAATTACCAGTGGCTTCATTGTAGTAGACATTGATTCTTTCCAGTTGCAAATCACTGTCTCCATGGTAACTGCCAGTGGGGTCGATACCATGCTCATCACTGATGACCTCCCAAAACTGAGACATAAAAAGTCTGCATTTAGCTATGCACGACCCCACCCGAATCGCAATGAGAAGCCCCCACCCAGTTTTAATAACCCGACATTGCAGAAGCTTTAATGAGTGGCGTGACCCGGGCACAGCCTTAGGGCTTACATTGTACAAGATCAGAAAGTTGAAACTGGGCGGTTTCTCAGGCGAACAGCTGCTCTCGGCAGGAGGtagggatggggggtgggggtaaaAAAAGCAGCCCCAGCCTGGGATTGCCGGTCACAGCCGCCAGTGGCGGCCGGAGACAAACGCGCTGGGACTCCAGGAGCGGAAAGGGGGCAGGCGGGGAGAGTGAGGCCAGGAAACTGTAGAAGgatattttaaattcaaagcaCGTCTAACCAGACAAtcgctctcctcccctcccctgcagcTTGCCTGGTGTTCAAGCGAGTAAAATCAATTCTCCTTGCGTCCCGGCCCCTCCCAAAGGCTGGCGCGCCCACCGACACACCCGCTCCTTCTTCAGGCACGCGTGGTGATCAGGGagtgaaaaggaagaaggagcagCCCAAATTTCGAACAATTCCGGGAAAATCGAATGAGATCCCCAAGCGTTAAGGTCGCCTCTGAGCCTACGCCCCATCCGATTGCACAAAGCAAGTCAAGTACGCCCTTGGCGAGACCTGGGTTCACCTAGGACCACCTCGCTCTCCGGTGCCCGAGTATCCCGAGGGGAGCTGTGCTACCgatcctcccccacccctaaaCAGCGAGCCCACCTTAGCACCGATCTGGTTGCCGCACTGGCCCGCCTGGATGTGCACGATCTCTCGCATGGTGCCTCTTAAGCTTCTTGCTGACTTGGATGTGTGTCAGTGGGTCTGATGGTCCTCCCCTTCCACACCCACTGCAGGGCCACCTGAAACTTACTCCGGAACGATGAGCTGAGGGCGACGGCTGGGTGGGCTCGGTCTTTTATGCAGGGAGGGTGGGGCGTACCAAACAGACCGCGCCCCCCAGCCAAAGCCCCCCAGTCCCGTTCTCGCTGGCGCTCTCCAGGCTGAGTTGACGTAATGCTCTGAGCCCCAGGGACGGTCCAGGGGGCTGGACTATGGGCTTGTGGCCAATCAGCGTGGGTGTGAAGACCTTGCGAGGGGTGGGGGTTCCTGGGAGAAGCTGGGCGTGATCATTGTCTGGGACttgagaagggggggggggaaccgAGTTGGGGGAACTGAGAACTGGGAACGTGAATCCGACCGGAGAGTGGCGAAGCGGGGTAATTAATACCATAGGCTAGGGATTGAGAGAGGGCTGGTAATGGGTAGGGAAGAGATAGCAATTCCAGCAGGTGCAGTCCGGTGTTGAGAGTGCGCACAGGATTTAAGCTAACTACTTGGCGTTACCCGAGCAATTCCTCTTCTAACACTGGGCAGGCTTTGCCTAGCTAATGCACCTGTCGAAAGTACTGCCTCTTTCCTCATTCCTGGAGGTCAACGACTGTCCAAACGCATACGCCAATTACATAGAATTTTAGGAAAAGACAGGTGATCCCAGGAAGTCCAGTGTAATTGGTAAAACAAAGGTCCAAAGATTCTGACTTGGGACACTATAGGGCATCAGAGCGCGTTCTTCTCCGCCCCTAACATCAGCTGTCCTTGCCTTTGTCTTTGTCAACTCTATTCCTTCGCTGCAGTAGCAGCATTCAGGGGGAAATAAGGACCTCTGAGCCCAGCCTTGCCTGACCCACTCCAAGAATATACAGCGCTCAGCTTCATACCAACGACCCCTTCCACCCTGTGATTGGCTTTTGTTCCTCCCAAGTGATGGAGTGGGTGTGGCAGGCCACGCTGACTGAACTGTGCTGCCGGCAGACTGAGGGTGGAGTTCTGGGGGCGGGCCTGTCGGGGAAACAAAGAATTCACAAAAGCGTGGGATGTGTTCCACAGCTGAGTATTTAAAAATCAGCCAGGCGCTGTCCTTCCCAGCATTAGGTTCCTCTGTTGTAAGGAAAGGGGGTTGGATCCGAGAACCGTCATTGCCTAGAGCATTCTTATCTTCCTTTACAGCGACCACGAGGTCCCAGCCTTGATGCTGCGGATGAAGAGTGGGGGACACGCCTAAAAACTGCAGCACCGTGAGCTAGCCAGGGACCACCGCAGACCCTGGCGCACTAACATCCGGCGCGTGCGCAGACGCGGTGCACCCACACTCCCTTCAAACCCGCATTTTCTAGGTATTCGAGGAAGAAAATGATTCCTTTGTTACTATCTGGGCGCGTGTGTGAGATAAACCTGCGTTCTTCTGAGGGAGGAACGAAGAGAGTATCGGAGGCTGTTCCCTGCTACCCCAGGTTGGAGGTGGTTTAGGAGGTGATGtgacccttttccttctctggggAAGGAGGCCCAAGTGACTCAGGGTCTCGCTATAGGGTAGAGCTCGCAGCTGTTGAGCGAAGGAGGGCCTGCTAGAACCATCTGCAAGCTGTCATCGCCTCTCCTTTCcgcagggggagggggatgtaGGACGGGCTTTAAACTCAATTCTAATGTACAGCGAGAAGCAACCAGAACAAAGGCCTTTCCGCCTACATTGCCAGTGTGCCCAGACTGGAGCTCTATAGCTAGAGTTCTCCAGACACGGCTGCGGGTGCTCAGGTCAGGGTGGGGTTGAGAAGAGAGGCAAAACAACAGAAGGTGTGCCCACATGTCCACTAGCAGGGTTCCAGACCCTGACCCCAGATTTTCCCACCAAATCTTCCTACAGATGTTAAAACACGAAGACGGAATACTTCCCAAGGTCACAAAACGAGTTGACAGGGCTCCGACAGTCTCCCGGACGCCCGGGGTTTTCAGGGAAGGTGACTACACGCACAGCCAATAGGGCTATTGCATATGTAGACCTAGAGGTGGTGGCTGCGGTGGTGTTGAGCTACCCTGAATATAACACAGAGAGGGTGTCACCCGCAATGCCGTTGTAGATGCCGCTGTGCAGCGGTCCCGCCTAGCTGCGCCAGTCAAGGAGCAATCCCGAGCTCAGGGGCCTCTGGGGGCTCAACTCTAAACTGGGTAATCTGAGCCTGCCTCTCTCACCTAATGGATTCCTCCCTCAGCTTCTGTTTCACAGCCAGATCTTTGCAAAGTAGCTGGTTAAAAACTCGTGTTTACGATTATATAGATGAAAGGGCCGTTTCTCTCGGATTTCTCATAACGGAAGCAGTTTGGAAGAGCGTGACTAGAAATCCTCAAAGCTGGGAGACCCTGAGTGACGATCCAGCTTTTTGGTTCAAAATCAGCATTTCTTTCGTGTGGTTTGCCTCATTGTTCCCATCCAACTTGTCATTGGGATTATGGTGTTGCACATTGTAAATTTTTGCAACgaactgtttgtgtgtgtgaaatattGACAGCAGCCTCTTCTTTTCATAATGGctttctattcatctgtgaacttagaaaaagaaaaaagaaaggaaaaacagaaagaaagaaagaaagaaaggaaggaagaaagaaaaaagaaaggaaggaaggaaggaaggaagaaagaaagccttgTTTTGCTTAACCCAAAGGAAGAGCTATTCGGAAGCAAAATTAGGCAGGTCCCCAATAtttgttttttgccttttattAGATTCCTCTCTCTTTGTCACATATCAATCATGAAAACTTTAGGGCAATGTATTTCATTCAATATCTCTTACACACCAATTAGTTTTAATGATGCATTAACATTTAAGAGACAGGTGCAGAAGCATCTCCGTGCAAAATCAAATCCAGCATTTGTTTTATAGAGGGAGGCCCCAAAACTGTTACAATGATAAGTGCTTTTagtcaaattatttttaagggcAAATCCTCAACTGTGCATTTATTGTACACAAAGGGTCATTGTTTTAAGTAACTCAAGAAGTCAGCTAGAAAGGAGACGTTTCATAAACAATACATAGTAAAATTTGAAAGTGTTGTTTTCTTAAtgcacaatgtattttgatccatCTATTGAAATCATGAGACATTTAGCTCAGGACTTTTTGCTCATAGCTAGCCTGCATTCGCCACTTAGCGTTCAGTTCACCACCCCCACAGCCTAATCTATGTAGCCTAGATGCACGCGGTTTCCTAGGCAACACACATTTTGCCAGTGAATGAAAAGGAATTGAAAGAAAGACTGTAAAGGCTGCAGATTCCTGGTTATTTCATCCTCCCCCACCTCATCCGCCCTTCTCATTGCTCTCTGGTTAGAAATATTGGGAGGTTATCAATCCTAACATTTATGTAAAATACCCAGGGCACTGGACCTAAAAAGATGCTGATGCCGTGAAAACACTCCTGGGCTCTACCATCTTGGTTCAGCGTTCATTTCccggttctttccttccttcccttccgaCTTGGAGATGAGAAGCTATTGTGCTGGCACAGCAGCACTGTCCAGTGCTCTAGAATTTAGGCGCCACCTGGGTGGGGGCTTCAGAGCCCCTGTCCTCCTGCTGCTGTAGGGTTCTGTAGGGATCAGCCACTCAGGCAGCAAAAGACTGGGATCCGCAGAGATCCGCAGAGAAAAAGTCTGCATCTTGAATGCAGCAAATGCAGCCCAGCACAGGCACCTTAGCTCTTTGTTCCTCATTGAGGCTGGGTGTTTTCCCATGGATTTAAAAGGCCAGCATCCAGTCAGCAAGCCTTTCACAAGGAAGCTTGCCTCCCTTGTCACACAAATCAGCAGAAGGAGGGGAACCCCTGATTTTCCAGGGCATCAGCTCTTTTTCATGTGCTGTCTCCCTTCCTTCATCCTTAGCAAAGATTTTAAGATCCTCAGATCTTGCAAAGGGAAGCCCAGAAAAGTTCACAGTGCAGCCCGGTTAGCTGTGCATAGGACAGAGCCATCCTGGGACGAAAACGAAAGCAGAAGTGCTAGATGAAGCATGCTGGAAGAACTCGGACAGCCTGCCCTTGTAAGGTGCTGTCTGTGAAAGCCATTGCTGTGAAAA is a window of Chionomys nivalis chromosome 13, mChiNiv1.1, whole genome shotgun sequence DNA encoding:
- the LOC130885652 gene encoding tubulin beta-2B chain; translation: MREIVHIQAGQCGNQIGAKFWEVISDEHGIDPTGSYHGDSDLQLERINVYYNEATGNKYVPRAILVDLEPGTMDSVRSGPFGQIFRPDNFVFGQSGAGNNWAKGHYTEGAELVDSVLDVVRKESESCDCLQGFQLTHSLGGGTGSGMGTLLISKIREEYPDRIMNTFSVMPSPKVSDTVVEPYNATLSVHQLVENTDETYCIDNEALYDICFRTLKLTTPTYGDLNHLVSATMSGVTTCLRFPGQLNADLRKLAVNMVPFPRLHFFMPGFAPLTSRGSQQYRALTVPELTQQMFDSKNMMAACDPRHGRYLTVAAIFRGRMSMKEVDEQMLNVQNKNSSYFVEWIPNNVKTAVCDIPPRGLKMSATFIGNSTAIQELFKRISEQFTAMFRRKAFLHWYTGEGMDEMEFTEAESNMNDLVSEYQQYQDATADEQGEFEEEEGEDEA